CGTGATTGGATTCATTCAGGAAGCAAAGGCAGAAAATGCGATCGCCGCTCTTGCGGAGGTTGTTACCGTGAGTGCGACCGTACTGCGGGACGATCAGAAATTACAGATTTCGTCCCGTGAATTAACCATTGGCGACTTGGTGGTGCTGGCGGCAGGAGATAAAGTACCAGCAGATCTGCGCCTTACCGATACCTTTGATTTGCAGATTGATGAATCGGGGCTGACGGGTGAGTCAGTGCCAATCATGAAAATCATAGAACCCATAGACTCAGAGATTTTGCTTGCCGATCGCCTGAATATGGTTTATGCGGGGAGCTTGGTGACAGCAGGGCAAGGCATGGGCTTTGTGGTGGCGATCGCCGATCAGACTGAGACAGGGCGAGTCGCTCAACTGATGCAGCATTCCACTAATCTGAAAACGCCGCTAACCCGCAAGATTGACAAGCTAAGCCGAACTTTACTCTATGCAGTTTTAGGACTGGCGGCGATGACTCTGGCGATCGGGCTGGGGCGCGGCGGCGATTTTTTTGAAACCTTCAAAGCGGCTGTCGCCTTGGCGGTAAGTGCTGTTCCAGAGGGCTTACCTGCGATCGTCACGATTATGCTGGCGAGTGGGGTATCGCGGATGGCAAAACGCAATGCGATCGTGCGCGAACTTCCCGCCGTGGAAACCTTGGGCAGTACCACCGTGATCTGTTCCGATAAAACGGGAACCCTGACCAAAAACCAAATGACGGTTCAAGAAATTGTGGCAGGTGGGTTGTCCTATGGGGTGACTGGGGTTGGTTATGCTCCTGAAGGGCAGATTTTGAGCAATCAGCAGCTAGTGGATCTTGCCACCAATCAAGCACTGCGGGAATGTCTCCAAGCAGGACTACTATGCAATGACGCGCATCTTCAGCTTGATGATGATCAATGGGAAGTTGTTGGTGATCCCACTGAGGGAGCCTTGCTGGTAGCGGCTGGAAAAGCGGGACTAGATCGCGATCGCCTCGAGACAGAACTGCCGCGCCTAGATGTACTGCCCTTTAGTTCCAAAACCCAGTACATGGCGACTTTGCACGAACATGAAGGAACCCGCGTTGTTTATATCAAGGGTTCCATTGAAGCGATTTTGCCACGCTGTCTCAATTTACTACAGCCGCAGTCAGAGCAAATTCCGTTAGACCTTAATCAAGCACAGCAACAAGCAGAAGCGATGTCTAAACAGGGATTACGGGTGCTTGCCTTTGCTAAGAAAGTAATTGCAAACCATGCGGAAACCATTGAGGTTGAAACCATCGAGCCAGAGGATTTAGAACAGGATCTCATTTTTCTGGGTTTGCAAGGCATGATTGATCCGCCTCGTCCCGAAGCGATCGCCGCCGTTCGTGATTGCCACAACGCAGGTATCCAAGTGAAGATGATTACGGGCGATCATCCCACGACAGCCAAGGCGATCGCCCAGTTGATTGGTTTACAAAAAGTCCAGACTGCACTCACGGGTTACGAACTTTCGCAAATGCCCCCCGATGATTTGCGCTATGCGGTCGAATCCACGGATGTATTTGCGCGGGTCGCCCCAGAACAGAAACTGCGACTGGTGGAAGCATTACAGGCTAAGGGTGAGATTGTGGCGATGACAGGCGATGGAGTCAATGATGCTCCTGCCTTAAAGCAAGCAGATATCGGCGTGGCGATGGGAATGGGAACAGAAGTCGCTAAGGAAGCGGCGCAAATGGTGTTGACCGACAATAATTTTGCCTCAATTCGCACAGCCGTAGAAGAAGGACGTACTGTTTATCGCAATCTCCGCCGTGCGATCGGGTTTATCTTGCCGATTAGCGGCGGCGAGTCATTGACGATACTATTAGGCATATTACTGGGAACGGTGCTACCCATTGTTCCCGTCCAAATTCTCTGGATAAATCTAGTCAGTGCGATCGCCCTATCTCTGCCCCTAGCCTTTGAACCAAAATCTCAGAGCGCTATGCAAAGACCACCCCGCGATCCTAATGAGGCATTACTTTCGAGAGGTTTACTGCTTCGCATATTGATTATTTCGGTTTGGAACTGCATTGTCACTTTTGGGATGTTTGATTGGGGCTTACGATCTACCAATGATCCAGATATTGCCAGAACGATCGCCATCAATGCCTTAGTATCTTCAGAAATCTTCTATCTGTTAAGTATCAGCAGTTTAGTCCCCAATCTTGTCGCCAAGCTGCGCGGAAAGCGTCGCCAGCTAAGTTATGCTCCTGCGATCGGTGCGATCGGGCTAGGAATTTTACAGGTTCTATTCAGTCAATGGGCTGTGATGAATGAACTTTTTGAGACGCAACCTCTAACTTTTACCCAAGGTGCTTTAAGCCTTGTGGCAGGACTGCCCATCATTCTCTGGGCGAGCCTAGTCCAAAAAATCGATCCTATCGATTAACCAAAGATATATATAGCAATCCTAAATGAATTATGAGAAACAGAAGCTTATAACAATGGGCTTAAGCCCCTTGCCTTTCTCACAAATGAAATAGGATTGATATATGCTGACAAGATTGTAAGCATATATCAATCCCAAAAGTGTGAGGTGGCGCGGCGCACCGCCTCACACTTTTGGGGTTTTGACTTGATTTCATCTAAGTTTCATTGCACCTCTGGCAAACTACTTAATAATTTATTAAGTTCATTGAATTATTAATTGCTTGTGAGGATATCCCATGAAAAAGTTTTCTCTATTTAGTTCTATATTTAGCCCACTATTGGCGGCAGCTTTGACCCTGAGTACCACTGCGATCGCCTTAGCCCATGTGGGACATGGCGATGAATTTCAGGCAACGGGCGGCATCGAGAGGGTAAAGGTAAATGCTCCTACCGATAAACAGTTGGGCATTGAAGTCAAGGCGATCGCCCCTGAAGTTGTCAGCGCCAAAGCAGTGTTGATTCCTATGACGGCGCTGGTGGATGTCGATGGCAAGCAGCTAGTTTTTGTGCAGTATGAAAATTTCTATGAGCCAGTGCCTGTGAAAACTGGCTCCTCTAAAGGAGATTTAATTGAGATTACCGAAGGTCTGTCCGTTGGCGAAAAGCTGGTCACTCAAGGCAGTCTCACCCTCTATGCCGAGTCTCGCAAAACTAAGCCCACCAATACTGCTGCGAGTCCATCAGCAGCACCAATTACCAAAACCGATGCGACCGTAACTAACACGTCTGCAAACAATGCTCCTGCGAATAACACGACTGCAAATAACACGACTGCAACAGCACGGAAGGGGAATTTCCAATCATGCAAGCATCAATTGTAGGTGGCGGTGCATTATTAGTTGCCACAGGTGTGATTGCTTTCACAGCGACTCGTGGCAAGGGCAAGAAGGGAGACTCTTAGAAACCATTTAAGAATTGTCTAGATCCCCCCCAGCCCCCCTTAAAAAGGGGGGAGAATTCAAATTCTTCCCCCTTTTTAAGGGGGATTGAGGGGGATCTCTTAGAACTTTTGACCGCAGCAAGTAATTATTAAATGGTTTCTTAATCTAGATGTTTAATTCTCTGCTCAATCAAACCCTCAAAAACTCGATCGCTCAGCGTTGGCTGATTGTCACCTGTGCAATTGTGGTAACGGTATGGGGCGTTTTCACGATTACGCAAATGCCGTTGGACGTTTTCCCCGAATTTGCACCGCCTCAAGTTGATATCCACACTGAAGCAACGGGACTCGCGCCTGAAGAAGTGGAATCGCAAATCACGATCCCCATCGAGAGCGCTGTCAATGGCTTACCAGGGGTGACGATTGTGCGATCGTCCTCCAAGGTGGGGCTGTCGATGGTGAATGTGGTCTTCGATCAAGATGCTGACATTTACAAAGCGCGTCAGTCAGTGACAGAGCGCTTGCAACAGGTCATGAACCAACTGCCTGAAAACGTGCATCCGCCCGAAATTTCGCCCCTCGCTTCGCCGCTAGGTACGATTTTGCAATATGCCTTTACAGTGAACGGTCAAGGCAAAACTTCATTAATGGATTTGCGCCGTCTTGTTGACAGCACGCTCAAAAATCAGATCCTGTCAGTGGCAGGGGTGACGCAGGTAACTGTTTATGGAGGTGATGAGCGTCAAGAACAGGTGCTAGTCGATCCTGCCAAACTGCGATCGCTAAATGTATCTCTCAATGAAGTAGCCGCAGCCGCTAAGGGTGCAAACTCTAGCGCTCCTGCGGGGTTCCTGATTGGTGGTGGTCAAGAGGTGCTAGTCAGGGGGATAGGTAAAGTCAATTCCATTCGTGATCTGCAACAGTCAGTGGTGAAGGTTAATGATGGTAAGCCGATCCTGTTGCGCGATGTTGCCCAAGTTAAAACGGGTGCTGCATTAAAACGTGGCGATGGCAGTTTTAATGGTCAACCTGCGATCGTGATGATGATCAATAAGCAGCCCGAAATCGACACGCCCACGGTAACGCGATCGGTTGAAGCGGTGATGGCATCTTTACAGAAGACTTTTCCTGCGGATGTTCAGTTAGCGAGAACCTTCCGTCAGTCAAATTTTATTGATGCAGCGATTAAGAATGTGAGCGGCTCTCTGATTGAGGGAATTATCATCGTGTCGGTGATTATGCTGCTATTTTTGATGAATTGGCGGACGGCGGTAATTACCCTGAGCGCGATTCCTCTATCTTTGCTGATTGGATTGATGATCATGAAGGCAGTTGGTTTAGGCATCAATACCATGACCTTGGGCGGCTTAGTCGTAGCGATCGGCTCTGTTGTCGATGACTCGATCGTGGATATGGAAAACTGCTATCGAGGAATGCGGACAAACCAAGCACAGGGCAATCCTAAGCATCCTTTCCAAGTTGTCTATGACACATCGGTAGAAGTCCGTTTGGCGGTGATCTTTTCCACCGTAATTATCGTGGTGGTGTTTGCGCCAATTTTTAGTCTTACGGGTGTAGAAGGACGCATTTTTGCACCAATGGGATTGGCTTATTTGATCTCGATCGCTGCCTCTACCCTTGTCGCCATGACCCTTTCCCCAGCCCTTTGTGCGATTTTATTAGCAGGTCAAACCCTGCCGCAAGAAGGTACTTTTGTTTCCCGTTTAGCCGAACGGCTCTATCGCCCTTTGTTAAATATTTCAATTCGCACACCACAAATTATTCTGGGTATCGCTCTTGCAGCGCTAGTTGCGGCTGTGGCGATCGTACCTTCTCTTGGTCGAGTCTTCTTGCCAGAGTTCCAAGAAAAATCAATGGTTAATTCGATGGTTCTCTTCCCTGGTGTGTCTCTCGACATGACCAATCGGGCAGGGATAGCGCTCTATACTTCCCTCAAGGGCAATCCCCTATTTGATTGGGTGCAAGTGCGATCGGGACGCGCCCCTGGGGATGCCGATGGTGCGGGTGTGAGCATGGCTCATGTGGATGTCGAACTCAGTGACGCTGCGTTAAAAAATCGTGAGGAAAGCATCAAACAATTGCGCGAAGCCTTTACCAATTTGCCAGGAGTTGCTCCTAATATCGGTGGTTTTATCTCCCACCGTATGGATGAAGTGCTGTCGGGTGTTAGAAGTGCGATCGCGGTCAAAATCTTTGGTTCTGACTTGGTTGAACTTCGCAAAATTGGCGAACAAGTGCGCGATGTGATCCAACCGATTAATGGACTTGTCGATTTACAGCTAGAGCCACAGCTACCAATTCGCCAAGTTCAAATTGAATACGATCGCACGGCAGCAGCAACCTACGGCTTGACGATGGCGCAGGTGTCAGAAGTTGTAGAAACGGCTCTCAATGGTCGTGTTGTGTCACAACTTGCTCAAAATCAGCAATTAATTGATGTCACAGTTTCCCTTGCTGACAATGCTCGTAATAACATAGATGCGATTCGGGCGATTCCATTGACTGCTCCGACTGGTCAAACGATCGCGCTTGGAGATGTAGCGAAAGTGGAGTACGGTATGGGTGCAAATGTGGTCAACCGTGAAAATGTTTCTCGCCTAATCGTAGTTTCGGCAAACGTGGCGAATCGTGATTTGGGTAGTGTTGTCGGCGATATCCAAGCCCAGATTCAGCAAAAAGTGCAACTTCCCAATGGTTACTTCATCCAATACGGCGGACAGTTTGAATCTGAGCAACGAGCCACCAATAACCTATTTTGGTACAGCATCCTTGCGGCGATCATCATTGCGGTGTTGATGTTCTTCTCTGTGAAGTCCCTTCCTGCGGCGATCTCGATCATGGTTAACTTGCCCCTAGCTCTAGTTGGTGGCATTGTCTCGATCGCCATCACTAGTAAAGTCATTTCCATCGCTTCGCTGATTGGATTTATTACCCTATTTGGTGTCGCTGTCCGTAATGGTTTATTGCTAGTGGATAACTACAACAATAAGTTTCTCGAAGGTATGCCGATCAAAGAAGCTATCTCTAAAGGCTCCCTAGAGAGAATTAATGCGATCCTGATGACTGCGCTTACCTCGGCGCTAGGCATGTTGCCTCTAGCCATCTCTGGCAGTTCGGGCAATGAGATTTTGCAGCCTCTAGCGATCGTGGTTTTGGGTGGTTTATGTACCTCCACCGCCTTGACCTTGTTAGTGATTCCTTCTGTCTATGCCAAGTTTGGTAAATTCATGGTTCCCAGACAGAAACTTGCAGAACAAGAGTCAGTTTTTGTCTTAGAGTCTAAGGCGTAATACAAAAGCACAAAATGGCTACGCCATTTTGTGCTTTTAAAAATCCCCAAAAGTGTTGCCACACTTTCTTGAATTGGTATTAGGCTGCTAGAGCAGGTTCTTTAGAGCTAATTGTCGGATACTCCAGTTCAGGATAGAGAGGGAAGCGATCGCATAGAGCTTGAACTCTAGCAATACAATCAGCTTGGACTGCATCGCTGTCTGGGCTTAGTAGGCGATCGGCGATGATATTGGCGATTTCGCGGAAGTCAACTTCCTTCAAGCCGCGAGAAGTCATTGCAGGAGAACCAAGACGCAAACCACTGGTCACAAAAGGTGATTCAGGATCGAATGGAACTGTATTTTTGTTGGCAGTGATATTGATACCACTTACTAATAGGTCAGCAACTTTGCCAGTCATACCGATAGAGCGTAAATCGACCAGCAACAAATGGTTGTCAGTACCATTGGAAACTAACTTCAAACCACGTTCTTGCAATTGAGCAGCAAGGGCTTGAGAATTGGCAATCACTTGTCCGCAATAGGTTTTGAACTCAGGACGCAAGGCTTCACCAAAGGCAACAGCTTTAGCGGCGATCACATGTTCGAGGGGGCCACCTTGAGAACCTGGAAAAACTGATTTATCAAACTTTTTACCGAGAGCAGCATCACGAGTCATGATCAAGCCACCGCGAGGGCCACGTAGAGTTTTGTGAGTAGTGGTGGTGACAACATCACAGTAGGGGATGGGGTTAGGATGATGTCCAGAGGCAACTAGTCCCGCAATGTGAGCGATATCTGCCATCAAGTATGCGCCCACTTCATCCGCGATCGCTCTAAATTTAACAAAATCAATAATCCTTGGATATGCCGAGTAACCGCAAATAATTAATTTGGGCTTATGTTGCAAGGCAAGATCACGAATTAAATCAAAATCTAACTGCTCAGTTTCTTTATTTAAGCCGTAATGGACTTTGTTAAACCACATACCTGATACGTTCACAGGGGAACCGTGGGTCAAGTGTCCGCCGTGGGACAAGTCCATACCCAAGAAGGTATCTCCTGGTTTGAGGAGGGTTAGAAATACTGCAAAGTTAGCCTGTGCGCCAGAGTGGGGTTGGACATTGGCATGGGCTGCGCCGAACAATTCTTTGATGCGCTCAATGGCGATCGATTCGATCTCGTCTACAAATTCACAACCACCGTAATAGCGCTTGTTGGGAAGTCCTTCAGCATATTTGTTGGTCAATACTGATCCCTGTGCTGCCATAACTGCAAGGGATGTAAAATTTTCGCTGGCAATGAGTTCGATATTATTGCGCTGTCTTTCGATTTCTTTGCCGATAAAGCCTGCGACAAGGGGATCGGATGCGGCGAGGATGGGAAACAAGTTGGTCATTTTGCTAAGCTTCTGTGCTGATTGTCTGAAATTAATATTGGTCTAAAGCGGTGCTGGGTTAGCCTAAACGAAAACACCCGTCAAATAATAATGCTAACACGCGGTGATAGGTAGCGCTTTGCGCTAAATTAAAATCCAAAGAAATTTTTTGTGGGCGAGGCTTTGCCTCGTCCACAAAAAATTTCTACTTAAATCCTCAATAGGCTATATGTCAACCAAGTTTTTTACGAATAACGAAGAAAATACTTTAATCAAAAAGTTTGAAGGAGTATTTACCTATAATCCGAATATCGAATATTTTGATGCTTTGGTTGGCTATTTTAGAGCGTCTGGTTATTTTAGAGTTAGACCTTTTTTAGATAGGGTTCCTAAAATCAGGATATTGGTGGGAATTAATGTTGATCGCTTGCTTGCCGAAGCGCAAAAATCAGGACTAGAATTTTTTAAGAATCACGATAAGACTAGAGACGAATTTATTGAAGGAATTCAGAAAGATATTGCGGAAGCAAGTTATGACAGAGCTACGGAAATGGGGATTTTGCAATTTATTGATGACATAATTCAAAAAAAGATTGAAGTTAAAGCGCATCCCGACAAGAAAATTCACGCTAAGGTTTATATTTTACGTCCTGAGCCATTTAATGAACATACACCTGCGATCGCAATAACAGGCTCTTCAAATCTTACGGATGCGGGGCTTGGTGGCGGTAACTTTTTTAATTATGAATTCAATGTTCAACTGGGAGAATATGCTGATGTGAAGTTTGCGACTGATGAATTTGAAAAACTTTGGGCTGAATCTGTTGATATTTTGCCAGTCGATCTTCAGGGGATGAAGAAGAAAACTTATCTGAATGAAGATACTACTCCATTTGAGTTATATATCAAACTGTTGGCTGAATATTTTGCTAGTAATGTTGATTATGATCCTGATTCGATTGGGGATTTACCGCAAAACTTTAAGAAGCTTTCTTATCAGGTTGATGCGGTGAATGAAGGTTTTAATATGCTGATTAAGCATAATGGTTTTATTTTGGCTGATGTTGTGGGCTTAGGTAAGACGGTGATTGCGGCGATGGTTGCAAAAAAGTTTTTGAGCAAAAATGGTCGGGATAATACAAAAATATTGGTTGTGTATCCGCCAGCAGTTGAGAAGAATTGGAAAGATACTTTTAAATATTTTGATATTGATAAATATACTAAATTTATTACTAATGGAAGTTTGGATAAGATTATTAATGGACATCAGGACTATTGGAATAAAGAAGAGTACGATTTGGTGATAGCGGATGAGGCGCATAAGTTTCGGAATCATACGACGGGAGCTTTTCAAAATTTGCAGTTGATTTGTAAAAGTCCTAGAGTGAATAAGGGATTTATTTCTGGACTACAGAAAAAAGTGATTTTGGTGTCAGCCACGCCTTTAAATAATCGACCTGATGATATTTTTTATCAGATTCAAATGTTTCAAGATGCGAGACAATCAACTTTAGAGGTTACGAACTTAACGAGATTTTTTAATCCATTGATGGAGCAGTATAAGGAATTAAAGCGTTTTGATGAGCTAGATGTAAATAAACTCAGGGAAATCTATGGGAAAATCCGTAAGAATGTAATTGAACCAATTACGGTGAGGAGAACGCGCAAAGATTTAGAAAATAATGATGATTATAAACTTGATTTAGAGGCGCAGGGGATTAAATTTCCGAAGGTAGAACCACCGCAAAAGGTGGAATATGTGATGGATGACAAGTTAAATACTTTGTTTCATACAACTGTTTTCTATCTCACTAACAAAGAAAAATTAAACTATAGCCGCTATCAGGCGATCGCTGGTTTACATCCCGACATTCAAAAGAAATATTATGAGAATGCGGAAACAGTTTCTAAGTCTTTAGCTTTTATCATGAAAACGCAGTTGGTCAAGCGCTTAGAAAGTAGTTTTGATGCGTTTAGAAATTCGTTACGCAATTTCAAAAAAGCAACTGATCGCATGATTGTGATGTTTGAGAATGATAAGGTATTTATTGCTCCTGATACTAATGTGAATAAGTTGTTAAATGATGGTTGGAGTGATGAGGATATTGAGAAAAAGATTGAGGAATTAGCGGAAGAAAATCCCAAGAATCAAACTTTTAGTAAAGACGACTTTAAGCCAGAATTTATTGATAATTTAAAAAATGATGCGGAATTATTACGAGAGTTACTAAGTAGGTGGGAGGCTGTAGATAATGATCCTAAGTTGGATATTTTTGTTGCTAATTTAGATAATTTGTTTTTTAATCCAGAGACTAATTTAGAAGGAAAGTTAGTTATATTTTCGGAATCAAAGGATACTTTGGATTATTTGGCTGATGTTTTGCAAAATCAAGGTCGTAAGGACGTATTGGTCGTTTCTAGTAAGAATAGAAAGCAGTTATATGAGACGATCACTAGTAATTTTGATGCTAATTGGGAAGCTACTAAACAGGTGAATAATTATAATATTATTCTGACAACTGAGGTCTTGGCGGAGGGGGTTAACTTACATCGCTCTAATGTGGTTATTCATTACGATACGCCTTGGAATTCGACTAAGTTAATGCAAAGGATTGGGCGAGTTAATCGGATTGGTACGAGAGCCGATACTATTTATAATTATGTGTTTTATCCTTCGGCACAGGGGGATGAACAGATTAAATTAAATAAGACAGCGTTTATGAAAATTCAGGCTTTTCATACTGCTTTTGGTGAAGATAATCAGGTATTTTCTACTGAAGAAATTCTAGATGAGGTATCGCTTTTTAGTCGCAATTTTAAGGAAGAAGAAGATGAAAGATTAAAGTTTTTGTTTTTCTTGCGTAATTTTAAAAAGAAGAATAAAGATTGGTTCGATCGCATTAAAAAGCTACCTCTCAAATCACGGGTTGGACGTAATGTGATCGCTATTAATAAGCCTGAGTCTCAAAATGGTACGGTGGCTTTTCTCAAAACTTCACAAAAGTTTGAGTTTTATTGGGTGGGTAGTGATCATCAACCGAAAGAGATTACGGCGATCGCTGCCTTTAAGATTTTTGAGGCTGATCAAGCTGAGAAGGCGGTTGAGTTAATTGCGGAACATCATGATCATGTGAATTTAGCGATCGCTGATTTTGAAGGTTTAGAGCAGGAGTTAGTGCAGTCGCAAATCGATCCAGAAGCATTGGGTGGTGTGGCTATGAGGTCTAAGAATTGGCTTTCTGAAGTTGTTATTAAATGTCCTCAAGTTACTGATCAACAAAAGGAAAACATAAAAAAAATGTTGAATCTGATTAATATAGGTAAATATGCTAATTTGACTACTGAGGTTGATAAGCTGAGAAAAAAGAATTTAAAACCAGATTCTGCGATCTTGTTAGAGATTGATAAAATCTGCGATCGCTATAGTATTAATCTGTCTGATTT
This genomic stretch from Pseudanabaena galeata CCNP1313 harbors:
- a CDS encoding efflux RND transporter periplasmic adaptor subunit: MKKFSLFSSIFSPLLAAALTLSTTAIALAHVGHGDEFQATGGIERVKVNAPTDKQLGIEVKAIAPEVVSAKAVLIPMTALVDVDGKQLVFVQYENFYEPVPVKTGSSKGDLIEITEGLSVGEKLVTQGSLTLYAESRKTKPTNTAASPSAAPITKTDATVTNTSANNAPANNTTANNTTATARKGNFQSCKHQL
- a CDS encoding cation-translocating P-type ATPase, with the translated sequence MEEASLILLPHPWHHLTVEKVSQILGSDSDCGLTSEEVVNRQTEYGLNRLTNQSKESIWQRFIKQFQQPVQYILLVAATVTALFKEPVDAGVIFAVAVGNAVIGFIQEAKAENAIAALAEVVTVSATVLRDDQKLQISSRELTIGDLVVLAAGDKVPADLRLTDTFDLQIDESGLTGESVPIMKIIEPIDSEILLADRLNMVYAGSLVTAGQGMGFVVAIADQTETGRVAQLMQHSTNLKTPLTRKIDKLSRTLLYAVLGLAAMTLAIGLGRGGDFFETFKAAVALAVSAVPEGLPAIVTIMLASGVSRMAKRNAIVRELPAVETLGSTTVICSDKTGTLTKNQMTVQEIVAGGLSYGVTGVGYAPEGQILSNQQLVDLATNQALRECLQAGLLCNDAHLQLDDDQWEVVGDPTEGALLVAAGKAGLDRDRLETELPRLDVLPFSSKTQYMATLHEHEGTRVVYIKGSIEAILPRCLNLLQPQSEQIPLDLNQAQQQAEAMSKQGLRVLAFAKKVIANHAETIEVETIEPEDLEQDLIFLGLQGMIDPPRPEAIAAVRDCHNAGIQVKMITGDHPTTAKAIAQLIGLQKVQTALTGYELSQMPPDDLRYAVESTDVFARVAPEQKLRLVEALQAKGEIVAMTGDGVNDAPALKQADIGVAMGMGTEVAKEAAQMVLTDNNFASIRTAVEEGRTVYRNLRRAIGFILPISGGESLTILLGILLGTVLPIVPVQILWINLVSAIALSLPLAFEPKSQSAMQRPPRDPNEALLSRGLLLRILIISVWNCIVTFGMFDWGLRSTNDPDIARTIAINALVSSEIFYLLSISSLVPNLVAKLRGKRRQLSYAPAIGAIGLGILQVLFSQWAVMNELFETQPLTFTQGALSLVAGLPIILWASLVQKIDPID
- the glyA gene encoding serine hydroxymethyltransferase — its product is MTNLFPILAASDPLVAGFIGKEIERQRNNIELIASENFTSLAVMAAQGSVLTNKYAEGLPNKRYYGGCEFVDEIESIAIERIKELFGAAHANVQPHSGAQANFAVFLTLLKPGDTFLGMDLSHGGHLTHGSPVNVSGMWFNKVHYGLNKETEQLDFDLIRDLALQHKPKLIICGYSAYPRIIDFVKFRAIADEVGAYLMADIAHIAGLVASGHHPNPIPYCDVVTTTTHKTLRGPRGGLIMTRDAALGKKFDKSVFPGSQGGPLEHVIAAKAVAFGEALRPEFKTYCGQVIANSQALAAQLQERGLKLVSNGTDNHLLLVDLRSIGMTGKVADLLVSGINITANKNTVPFDPESPFVTSGLRLGSPAMTSRGLKEVDFREIANIIADRLLSPDSDAVQADCIARVQALCDRFPLYPELEYPTISSKEPALAA
- a CDS encoding helicase-related protein, yielding MSTKFFTNNEENTLIKKFEGVFTYNPNIEYFDALVGYFRASGYFRVRPFLDRVPKIRILVGINVDRLLAEAQKSGLEFFKNHDKTRDEFIEGIQKDIAEASYDRATEMGILQFIDDIIQKKIEVKAHPDKKIHAKVYILRPEPFNEHTPAIAITGSSNLTDAGLGGGNFFNYEFNVQLGEYADVKFATDEFEKLWAESVDILPVDLQGMKKKTYLNEDTTPFELYIKLLAEYFASNVDYDPDSIGDLPQNFKKLSYQVDAVNEGFNMLIKHNGFILADVVGLGKTVIAAMVAKKFLSKNGRDNTKILVVYPPAVEKNWKDTFKYFDIDKYTKFITNGSLDKIINGHQDYWNKEEYDLVIADEAHKFRNHTTGAFQNLQLICKSPRVNKGFISGLQKKVILVSATPLNNRPDDIFYQIQMFQDARQSTLEVTNLTRFFNPLMEQYKELKRFDELDVNKLREIYGKIRKNVIEPITVRRTRKDLENNDDYKLDLEAQGIKFPKVEPPQKVEYVMDDKLNTLFHTTVFYLTNKEKLNYSRYQAIAGLHPDIQKKYYENAETVSKSLAFIMKTQLVKRLESSFDAFRNSLRNFKKATDRMIVMFENDKVFIAPDTNVNKLLNDGWSDEDIEKKIEELAEENPKNQTFSKDDFKPEFIDNLKNDAELLRELLSRWEAVDNDPKLDIFVANLDNLFFNPETNLEGKLVIFSESKDTLDYLADVLQNQGRKDVLVVSSKNRKQLYETITSNFDANWEATKQVNNYNIILTTEVLAEGVNLHRSNVVIHYDTPWNSTKLMQRIGRVNRIGTRADTIYNYVFYPSAQGDEQIKLNKTAFMKIQAFHTAFGEDNQVFSTEEILDEVSLFSRNFKEEEDERLKFLFFLRNFKKKNKDWFDRIKKLPLKSRVGRNVIAINKPESQNGTVAFLKTSQKFEFYWVGSDHQPKEITAIAAFKIFEADQAEKAVELIAEHHDHVNLAIADFEGLEQELVQSQIDPEALGGVAMRSKNWLSEVVIKCPQVTDQQKENIKKMLNLINIGKYANLTTEVDKLRKKNLKPDSAILLEIDKICDRYSINLSDFEKGKKRKAEKPMLILSESFS
- a CDS encoding efflux RND transporter permease subunit is translated as MFNSLLNQTLKNSIAQRWLIVTCAIVVTVWGVFTITQMPLDVFPEFAPPQVDIHTEATGLAPEEVESQITIPIESAVNGLPGVTIVRSSSKVGLSMVNVVFDQDADIYKARQSVTERLQQVMNQLPENVHPPEISPLASPLGTILQYAFTVNGQGKTSLMDLRRLVDSTLKNQILSVAGVTQVTVYGGDERQEQVLVDPAKLRSLNVSLNEVAAAAKGANSSAPAGFLIGGGQEVLVRGIGKVNSIRDLQQSVVKVNDGKPILLRDVAQVKTGAALKRGDGSFNGQPAIVMMINKQPEIDTPTVTRSVEAVMASLQKTFPADVQLARTFRQSNFIDAAIKNVSGSLIEGIIIVSVIMLLFLMNWRTAVITLSAIPLSLLIGLMIMKAVGLGINTMTLGGLVVAIGSVVDDSIVDMENCYRGMRTNQAQGNPKHPFQVVYDTSVEVRLAVIFSTVIIVVVFAPIFSLTGVEGRIFAPMGLAYLISIAASTLVAMTLSPALCAILLAGQTLPQEGTFVSRLAERLYRPLLNISIRTPQIILGIALAALVAAVAIVPSLGRVFLPEFQEKSMVNSMVLFPGVSLDMTNRAGIALYTSLKGNPLFDWVQVRSGRAPGDADGAGVSMAHVDVELSDAALKNREESIKQLREAFTNLPGVAPNIGGFISHRMDEVLSGVRSAIAVKIFGSDLVELRKIGEQVRDVIQPINGLVDLQLEPQLPIRQVQIEYDRTAAATYGLTMAQVSEVVETALNGRVVSQLAQNQQLIDVTVSLADNARNNIDAIRAIPLTAPTGQTIALGDVAKVEYGMGANVVNRENVSRLIVVSANVANRDLGSVVGDIQAQIQQKVQLPNGYFIQYGGQFESEQRATNNLFWYSILAAIIIAVLMFFSVKSLPAAISIMVNLPLALVGGIVSIAITSKVISIASLIGFITLFGVAVRNGLLLVDNYNNKFLEGMPIKEAISKGSLERINAILMTALTSALGMLPLAISGSSGNEILQPLAIVVLGGLCTSTALTLLVIPSVYAKFGKFMVPRQKLAEQESVFVLESKA